A genomic region of Drosophila kikkawai strain 14028-0561.14 chromosome X, DkikHiC1v2, whole genome shotgun sequence contains the following coding sequences:
- the LOC108079430 gene encoding N-acetylneuraminate (7)9-O-acetyltransferase, translating into MELRELRGNGGGGGGGGGGGGTGAGGATTGRAASGGGSTPSPVSPELGGICIGGSGGGGQRLPTKADVFMEQLNATNAKKVALLLVLGFILYHGLLNWNYGSDSCQWLLSKGRFKGDNEWQPYGCMVHKYSLTDTRRCLRYLAFFDNKNNFVFIGDASVRLLYDRFVEQLRLPKDQDQEQAQDTDDNNASRSARFEDQKLHMLAQYIQAEEVSPSLVERLYHLEAEKQLSSVYVVGFTYAGLLAGNTTDDVLRQYAANLTLLVAPFHRLVAQTSRVLWKLADRVDEEKLPANWKLLQNEHIERLNNVARGVFRYTEVSVWESAWHIANGLLDNAAEGHQLCAHGQRLEVQLLWNMYCNDYMNYNDGTCCSSSEPHTTLQIVAYALFGVCMCLVCGLCLRRWMLHLQGQTLYVPLQQQEQQQYQSQDGVRGGGGASTPMVSLSLLGLILAYFYLCDRTNFFMKENKYYSEFSFWIPVGYVFALGLFFTEDSRFTKVLNRDQTDELRGWILLVVLIYYMTGAQRILPIHMHIKLLISGYFFLTGYTHFSHLWQTGSNGGSLFVRFFQAMFRANFLSVLLCFCMNRPYQFYYFVPLLSFWLCVVYLVLALPPRISAASVDANPLHYLYLVCKFIGCLGGITVLFMSEVFFERIFVTRPWKALFVTTDDDLHEWWHQWKLDRYTVVFGMIYAACFHIAQKYSVFDDNNHGNLFARRTSISVTLLALLGVGVYTAFSFLCRNVQNCEEIHSYILFIPIVGYVVLRNISGILRTRYSAFFAWFGRISLELFVCQYHIWLAADRHGVLVLLPGFPTLNMIITSFIFVCASHEVHRLTQILLPYAVPSDWRLVMRNFVIFLIVLIPVARSDGMF; encoded by the exons ATGGAGCTTCGGGAATTACGCGGcaatggaggaggaggaggaggaggtggcggcggcgggggaaccggagcaggaggagccaCGACTGGCAGAGCTGCATCAGGAGGTGGGTCAACTCCATCCCCAGTCAGTCCAGAGCTGGGCGGCATCTGCATTGGCGGctccggcggcggcggtcAGCGTTTGCCCACAAAGGCTGATGTGTTCATGGAGCAGCTGAACGCCACAAATGCCAAGAAGGTGGCCCTACTCCTAGTGCTGGGCTTTATACTCTACCACGGCCTGCTTAATTGGAACTATG GTAGCGACTCCTGCCAGTGGCTGCTGTCCAAGGGCCGCTTCAAGGGCGACAACGAGTGGCAGCCGTACGGCTGCATGGTGCACAAGTACTCCCTCAC CGATACGCGGCGTTGCCTGCGCTACCTTGCCTTCTTCGacaacaagaacaactttGTGTTCATCGGCGACGCCAGTGTCCGCCTGCTGTACGACCGTTTTGTGGAGCAGCTACGTCTGCCCAAGGATCAGGATCAGGAGCAAGCGCAGGATACCGACGACAATAATGCCAGCCGCTCGGCCCGCTTCGAGGACCAAAAGCTACACATGTTGGCCCAGTACATCCAAGCGGAGGAGGTGAGTCCCTCGCTAGTGGAGCGTCTGTATCATTTGGAGGCCGAGAAGCAGCTATCCTCGGTGTATGTGGTGGGCTTCACCTATGCCGGTCTCTTGGCCGGCAACACCACCGACGATGTGCTGCGTCAATATGCCGCAAATCTCACGCTCCTCGTGGCACCCTTTCATCGTTTGGTGGCCCAAACGTCGCGTGTGCTCTGGAAACTGGCGGATCGCGTGGATGAGGAGAAGTTGCCCGCCAATTGGAAGCTTCTGCAGAACGAACACATCGAACGGCTGAACAACGTGGCGCGTGGCGTCTTCCGCTACACGGAGGTCAGTGTGTGGGAATCCGCCTGGCACATAGCCAACGGACTGCTGGACAATGCCGCCGAGGGGCATCAGCTGTGCGCCCATGGGCAGCGGCTGGAGGTGCAGCTGTTGTGGAATATGTACTGCAACGATTACATGAACTACAACGATGGcacctgctgcagcagctccgAGCCGCACACCACGCTCCAGATTGTGGCATACGCCTTGTTCGGGGTGTGCATGTGCCTGGTCTGCGGTTTGTGTTTAAGACGATGGATGCTTCATTTGCAGGGACAGACACTGTATGTGCCGCTAcagcaacaggagcagcagcaatatCAGTCGCAGGATGGCGTGCGAGGAGGAGGGGGAGCCAGCACGCCTATGGTATCCCTGTCCCTGCTGGGACTCATCCTGGCCTACTTCTACCTCTGCGACCGCACCAACTTCTTCATGAAGGAAAACAAATACTACTCGGAGTTCAGCTTCTGGATACCCGTGGGCTATGTCTTCGCCTTGGGCCTGTTTTTCACCGAGGATTCGCGGTTTACCAAGGTCCTGAATCGTGATCAAACGGATGAGCTGCGAGGGTGGATACTGCTGGTTGTGCTTATATACTATATGACGGGGGCACAGCGCATCCTGCCCATCCATATGCACATTAAGCTGCTAATCTCCGGTTACTTCTTCCTCACCGGCTACACGCACTTCAGCCACTTGTGGCAGACGGGTAGCAATGGTGGCTCGTTGTTTGTGCGTTTCTTCCAGGCCATGTTCCGGGCGAACTTCCTCAGCGTGCTGCTGTGCTTCTGCATGAACCGGCCGTATCAGTTCTATTACTTTGTTCCGCTCCTCTCCTTCTGGCTGTGTGTGGTCTACTTGGTGCTGGCATTGCCTCCTCGGATCTCTGCCGCCTCAGTGGACGCCAATCCGTTGCATTACCTCTATTTGGTGTGCAAGTTTATAGGATGTCTCGGTGGAATCACGGTGCTGTTCATGTCGGAGGTATTCTTTGAGCGAATCTTTGTAACGCGTCCCTGGAAGGCGCTGTTTGTGACGACGGACGATGATCTGCATGAATGGTGGCACCAGTGGAAGCTGGACAGGTATACGGTGGTCTTTGGCATGATCTATGCCGCCTGCTTTCACATCGCCCAGAAGTATAGTGTCTTTGATGACAACAATCATGGGAATCTCTTTGCGCGACGCACCTCCATCTCGGTCACCCTGCTGGCCCTGCTGGGGGTGGGCGTGTACACCGCCTTCTCCTTCCTGTGCCGCAACGTTCAGAACTGCGAGGAGATACACTCGTACATCCTGTTTATACCGATAGTGGGCTATGTGGTGTTGAGGAACATATCGGGCATATTAAGGACACGCTACTCGGCGTTCTTTGCTTGGTTCGGAAGGATCTCGTTGGAACTGTTTGTCTGCCAGTATCACATTTGGCTGGCCGCCGATCGTCATGGTGTGCTTGTGCTGCTGCCCGGGTTTCCCACGCTGAACATGATCATCACATCGTTTATATTTGTATGCGCCTCGCATGAGGTGCACCGGCTGACGCAGATCCTGCTGCCGTATGCAGTGCCCAGCGACTGGCGGCTGGTCATGCGCAACTTTGTCATCTTCCTCATTGTGCTTATCCCGGTGGCGAGGTCGGACGGCATGTTTTGA
- the Glos gene encoding gem-associated protein 4b — translation MVEVKEHPMDNCQLFVQLRNLFQAYDSQTKRLNTFLYWSGNEERIDELCTQVVQLLVEHELVIQKPHAKRPNELQTLPTGPEAISHLRGVLILLLVNTAAITNGSQSPWSLQCQHLCQQLPQMPQFLTVAIAMRCGLQQPLLEFLECGPRWATAQYYGSLNEALGHVSPDRMDALTWISGTLKAAGRADIADMNEILVREMGRMLQRHLLDSAERLQELRPTPRKVYLAKAMVMLLEVLLEALEPPGKPAYFHTYNSLSLETDHPPGQTYTQSDAKPYAKILMDALQRIVEKVSVDIFMYWMEIPSPWTLYNYQTHICHQSAEVLKAVKPYQELCKHEVCAQLLNFAQSALTFEDILAGKSIGELLAFLDGDSGPVTKEQLLLGLECLLQRPIALGNDECVETMAKHVGLLGLKHAKLILKHLGQVEGARKAMQDIKLEKMEEEARMDIKLEKMEEEEEEAEESDGEEQEEYYQLLHLVLLPIYSQCRLQDKILLLQFRDELGITNAFFFAAPNLQERRISFFNNLNSRNRTIEHQLLIFFFEEPNESWLALAKLGMAHARFSDYFWHMAMHCAQHAVHQMAYLANQLLTDDNALLKGNASSFLLSLYVHPLILNGLIKLRANIYRVSLRHNILPYSLEQLRAAQSDFLVACGAGLYEFAANLKYTILRRILQLLRQLKVVEQEIQVCGRRQLLQMHRECWRNSKAEEAVLQALNYVDMHRHLPKWRQAHIPLATQLLASIDALRYTMTSFDWERVDLLGEAVSYWRENTNSLMFLNTEFREKLDACAAYLQHQEFLTAELPPPDDPNYRREFIRWVTQASAHEATTLFRQSIASRSDYVIFFDLAKAVEHDNCKNSNEAYIFLFGCYVNACIGCTRGRKGSSKKRELGQRLALIAGGSPKGTLSEVRQKMALYTASGKNKSG, via the exons ATGGTGGAGGTAAAGGAGCACCCAATGGACAACTGCCAGCTGTTTGTGCAGCTGCGCAACCTATTTCAGGCCTACGATAGCCAGACCAAGCGCCTGAACACATTCCTCTACTGGAGCG GCAACGAGGAGCGCATCGATGAATTATGTACACAAGTCGTCCAACTGCTGGTGGAGCATGAACTGGTGATCCAGAAGCCACATGCCAAACGCCCAAATGAGCTGCAGACACTGCCGACCGGCCCTGAGGCCATATCGCACCTGCGCGGCGTCCTCATCCTATTGCTGGTCAACACGGCGGCCATTACCAACGGCAGTCAGTCCCCGTGGAGCCTGCAATGTCAGCATTTGTGCCAGCAGTTGCCCCAAATGCCACAGTTCCTCACCGTGGCCATTGCCATGCGCTGTGGTCTCCAGCAGCCGCTGCTGGAGTTCCTCGAGTGCGGCCCCCGCTGGGCCACAGCTCAGTATTATGGTTCCCTCAACGAAGCCTTGGGCCATGTCTCTCCAGATCGGATGGACGCCTTGACATGGATTTCGGGCACTTTAAAGGCCGCCGGTCGTGCGGATATTGCAGATATGAATGAGATCCTGGTCCGCGAGATGGGCAGGATGCTGCAGCGTCACTTGCTCGACTCGGCCGAACGCCTCCAGGAGCTGCGGCCAACGCCACGCAAGGTGTACCTGGCCAAGGCCATGGTGATGCTACTAGAAGTCCTCCTAGAGGCTTTAGAACCACCTGGGAAGCCGGCATACTTCCACACCTACAATAGCCTGAGTCTGGAAACTGATCATCCGCCGGGTCAGACTTACACCCAGAGCGATGCCAAGCCCTATGCCAAAATCTTAATGGATGCCTTGCAGCGCATCGTGGAGAAGGTGTCGGTGGATATATTCATGTATTGGATGGAGATACCATCGCCTTGGACCCTCTACAACTACCAGACCCACATCTGCCACCAGTCAGCGGAGGTGCTCAAGGCGGTGAAACCGTACCAAGAGCTCTGCAAGCACGAGGTCTGCGCCCAGCTCCTCAACTTTGCCCAGTCGGCTTTAACGTTTGAGGACATACTGGCGGGCAAGAGCATCGGTGAGCTGTTGGCCTTCCTCGATGGCGATTCGGGACCCGTCACCAaagagcagctgctgctgggtcTGGAGTGCCTCCTTCAGCGACCGATTGCCTTGGGCAACGATGAGTGCGTGGAGACAATGGCCAAGCATGTGGGCCTGCTCGGCCTGAAGCATGCCAAGCTTATACTCAAGCATTTGGGTCAAGTCGAGGGCGCCCGAAAGGCGATGCAAGATATAAAGTTGGAGAAAATGGAAGAGGAGGCCCGAATGGATATAAAGCTGGAGAAAatggaagaggaggaggaggaggcggaggagagCGACGGGGAAGAGCAGGAGGAATATTATCAACTGCTGCACCTGGTTCTCCTGCCCATATACTCGCAGTGCCGCCTGCAAGACAAGATCCTTTTGCTACAGTTTCGCGATGAGTTGGGCATCACCAACGCCTTCTTCTTTGCGGCACCCAATCTTCAGGAGCGTCGCATCAGCTTCTTCAACAATCTCAATAGCCGCAACCGGACCATAGAGCATCAGTTACTGATATTTTTCTTTGAGGAACCCAACGAATCCTGGCTGGCCCTGGCCAAGTTGGGTATGGCACATGCCCGATTCTCCGACTACTTTTGGCACATGGCCATGCACTGTGCCCAGCACGCGGTCCACCAGATGGCTTACTTGGCCAACCAGCTGCTAACTGATGATAACGCCCTGCTCAAGGGCAACGCCTCGAGCTTCCTGCTCTCCCTCTACGTCCATCCATTGATCCTGAACGGACTGATCAAGCTGCGGGCCAATATCTATCGTGTGAGCCTGCGCCATAACATTCTGCCCTATAGCCTGGAGCAGCTCAGAGCTGCCCAATCTGACTTTCTCGTGGCCTGTGGCGCTGGCCTGTATGAATTTGCTGCGAACCTAAAGTATACCATACTGCGACGCATTCTGCAGCTGCTCAGGCAGCTGAAAGTCGTTGAGCAGGAGATTCAGGTCTGCGGTCGtcggcagctgctgcagatgcACCGAGAGTGCTGGCGCAACTCCAAAGCCGAGGAGGCTGTGCTCCAGGCCCTGAACTATGTGGATATGCACCGGCACCTGCCCAAGTGGCGCCAGGCTCACATACCGCTAGCCACACAGCTTCTGGCCTCCATCGATGCCCTACGCTACACTATGACCTCCTTTGATTGGGAGCGCGTGGATCTGCTCGGCGAGGCGGTGAGCTATTGGCGGGAGAATACCAATAGTCTAATGTTCCTCAATACAG aatttcgCGAGAAGCTTGATGCTTGTGCCGCATACTTGCAACACCAGGAGTTCCTCACTGCCGAGCTGCCGCCGCCGGATGATCCCAACTACCGGCGCGAGTTTATACGCTGGGTGACGCAGGCCAGCGCCCATGAAGCCACCACTCTCTTTCGCCAAAGCATCGCGTCGCGCAGCGATTATGTTATCTTCTTTGATCTCGCCAAGGCCGTGGAACACGACAATTGCAAGAACTCAAATGAGGCCTACATATTCCTCTTTGGCTGCTACGTGAATGCCTGCATTGGGTGCACACGTGGCCGCAAGGGCAGTTCCAAGAAGCGGGAGCTGGGTCAGCGCCTGGCATTGATTGCAGGCGGTTCGCCGAAGGGAACACTGTCGGAAGTGAGGCAGAAGATGGCCCTATACACCGCCAGCGGCAAGAATAAATCCGGATAA